A stretch of the Malus sylvestris chromosome 10, drMalSylv7.2, whole genome shotgun sequence genome encodes the following:
- the LOC126588013 gene encoding uncharacterized protein LOC126588013 isoform X1, whose product MNKLGKGQRDKLQQFIMITGASEKVALQVLKESDWHLEGAFDIFYTQPQLQAETDSNTDSNTNSRQLEELYNTYKDPDVDMILVDGISLLCNDLQVDPQDIVMLVVSWHMKAATMCEFSKEEFVEGLEPLGIDSLDKFREKIPFMRSELKDEQKFREIYNFAFDWAKEKGQKSLALDTAIGMWQLVFAEKQWPYVEHWCQFLPARHNKAISRDTWSQLLEFATAVDPSLSNYDAEGAWPYLIDEFVEYLKENGAIQKG is encoded by the exons ATG AACAAGTTGGGTAAAGGGCAACGCGATAAGCTCCAGCAGTTCATCATGATAACTGGAGCAAG TGAAAAAGTTGCTCTGCAGGTTCTGAAGGAGAGTGATTGGCATCTTGAAGGAGCGTTTGATATCTTCTACACTCAGCCCCAGCTGCAAGCAGAGACTGATTCTAATACTGATTCTAATACTAATTCTAGACAATTGGAGGAATTATACAATACATATAAAG aTCCAGATGTTGATATGATACTTGTTGATGGTATCAGCCTCCTTTGCAATGATCTTCAG GTGGATCCTCAAGATATAGTCATG TTAGTTGTTTCTTGGCACATGAAGGCAGCTACCATGTGTGAATTTTCCAAAGAGGAGTTCGTAGAGGGATTAGAACCACTAGG GATAGATTCTTTGGACAAGTTCCGTGAAAAGATACCATTTATGAGATCCGAGCTGAAAGATGAAC AAAAGTTTCGAGAGATATATAATTTTGCTTTTGACTGGGCAAAAGAAAAG gGTCAGAAATCTTTGGCATTGGATACTGCAATTGGAATGTGGCAATTAGTGTTTGCTGAAAAGCAGTGGCCGTATGTTGAACATTGGTGTCAGTTCTTACCG GCTCGGCATAACAAGGCCATTTCGAGGGACACATGGTCTCAACTATTGGAGTTTGCAACG GCTGTGGATCCGTCACTGTCAAACTATGACGCGGAAGGTGCCTGGCCTTATCTTATTGACGAATTTGTCGAGTACTTGAAGGAGAACGGAGCAATCCAAAAGGGTTAA
- the LOC126585948 gene encoding uncharacterized protein LOC126585948, whose protein sequence is MPQGDYIDLHRKRYGYRPDHFERKRKKEARLVHKRSETAQKALGIKGKMFAKKRYAEKALMKKTLIMHEESSTRRKVDDDVHEGSIPAYLIDRVNTTRAKILNNTIKQKRKEKAGKWEVPLPKVRPVAEDEMFKILRSGKRKTKQWKRMVTKATLVGPGFTRKPPKYERFIRPSGLRFTKAHVTHPELKATFNLEIIGVKKNPNGQMYTSLGVLTKGTIIEVNVSELGLVTPAGKVVWGKYAQVTNNPENDGCVNAVLLV, encoded by the exons ATG CCGCAGGGAGATTACATAGACCTTCACAGGAAGCGGTATGGGTACCGACCTGACCACTTCGAGCGAAAGCGCAAGAAGGAGGCTCGTCTCGTCCATAAGCGTTCTGAGACTGCTCAGAAG GCCCTAGGTATCAAGGGTAAGATGTTTGCTAAGAAGCGCTATGCTGAAAAGGCTCTCATGAAGAAAAC GTTGATTATGCATGAGGAGTCATCAACTAGGCGCAAGGTGGATGATGATGTTCATGAAGGCTCTATTCCCGCATATTTGATCGATCGTGTCAATACAACACGTGCGAAA ATTCTGAACAACACCATTAAGCAAAAGCGGAAGGAGAAAGCTGGGAAATGGGAAGTcccactgcccaag GTGAGGCCTGTGGCTGAAGATGAGATGTTCAAAATTCTTAGATCTGGAAAACGCAAGA CCAAGCAATGGAAGAGGATGGTCACAAAAGCTACATTGGTGGGACCTGGTTTCACGAGGAAACCTCCTAAGTATGAGCGATTTATCCGTCCCAGTGGATTGCGATTCACCAAAGCTCACGTGACACACCCTGAACTTAAAGCCACTTTTAACCTTGAGATCATTGGTGTGAAGAAGAATCCTAATGGTCAAATGTATACATCTCTTGGTGTGTTGACCAAGGGAACCATCATTGAG GTGAATGTCAGTGAACTCGGTCTAGTCACACCTGCTGGGAAAGTTGTATGGG GGAAGTATGCTCAGGTGACAAATAATCCAGAGAACGACGGGTGTGTTAATGCAGTTCTGCTCGTTTAA
- the LOC126588013 gene encoding uncharacterized protein LOC126588013 isoform X2, whose protein sequence is MNKLGKGQRDKLQQFIMITGASEKVALQVLKESDWHLEGAFDIFYTQPQLQAETDSNTDSNTNSRQLEELYNTYKDPDVDMILVDGISLLCNDLQLVVSWHMKAATMCEFSKEEFVEGLEPLGIDSLDKFREKIPFMRSELKDEQKFREIYNFAFDWAKEKGQKSLALDTAIGMWQLVFAEKQWPYVEHWCQFLPARHNKAISRDTWSQLLEFATAVDPSLSNYDAEGAWPYLIDEFVEYLKENGAIQKG, encoded by the exons ATG AACAAGTTGGGTAAAGGGCAACGCGATAAGCTCCAGCAGTTCATCATGATAACTGGAGCAAG TGAAAAAGTTGCTCTGCAGGTTCTGAAGGAGAGTGATTGGCATCTTGAAGGAGCGTTTGATATCTTCTACACTCAGCCCCAGCTGCAAGCAGAGACTGATTCTAATACTGATTCTAATACTAATTCTAGACAATTGGAGGAATTATACAATACATATAAAG aTCCAGATGTTGATATGATACTTGTTGATGGTATCAGCCTCCTTTGCAATGATCTTCAG TTAGTTGTTTCTTGGCACATGAAGGCAGCTACCATGTGTGAATTTTCCAAAGAGGAGTTCGTAGAGGGATTAGAACCACTAGG GATAGATTCTTTGGACAAGTTCCGTGAAAAGATACCATTTATGAGATCCGAGCTGAAAGATGAAC AAAAGTTTCGAGAGATATATAATTTTGCTTTTGACTGGGCAAAAGAAAAG gGTCAGAAATCTTTGGCATTGGATACTGCAATTGGAATGTGGCAATTAGTGTTTGCTGAAAAGCAGTGGCCGTATGTTGAACATTGGTGTCAGTTCTTACCG GCTCGGCATAACAAGGCCATTTCGAGGGACACATGGTCTCAACTATTGGAGTTTGCAACG GCTGTGGATCCGTCACTGTCAAACTATGACGCGGAAGGTGCCTGGCCTTATCTTATTGACGAATTTGTCGAGTACTTGAAGGAGAACGGAGCAATCCAAAAGGGTTAA
- the LOC126585946 gene encoding uncharacterized protein LOC126585946 produces the protein MAGSVKGDGTEEFKGLRITSLDDDSDEEEEQKEPEVAMDDDDEEEEDEEARNSVILGFVKKPKKSRSLLRHFFPSKAGGVPAWLDPENLPSGRSCCCDICGEPLQFVLQVYAPEEKESAFHRTLFVFMCTSMACLRRDQHEQWKCQRDEPSRSVKVFRCQLPRDNPFYSSEPPKKDSTEDPLMAGAALCNWCGTWKGSKRCTGCRKTLYCSEKHWVKHSRSGHEHDCQRLRIQLADSSSANSETTSAVVLKVASNNLWPEYKIIQEPESSYDTEMPDESVGTNSLVSSNRMDDGLMSIADNFTGDGDRKSWASFHVRIALAPEQILRYCRSSGAKPLWPVSSGRPSTADIPKCSYCSGPMCFEFQIMPQLLFYFNVKNDVDSLDWATIAVYTCEASCDASVVYKEEFAWVQLS, from the exons ATGGCAGGCAGTGTGAAAGGTGACGGTACGGAAGAGTTTAAAGGCCTTAGAATCACATCACTGGACGATGATagcgacgaagaagaagaacagaaaGAGCCAGAGGTTGCTATGGATGACGATGACGAAGAAGAGGAAGACGAAGAAGCAAGAAACTCTGTGATTTTAGGTTTTGTGAAAAAGCCTAAGAAATCCCGCTCTCTTCTTCGCCATTTCTTTCCTTCCAAGGCTGGAGGCGTTCCC GCTTGGCTGGATCCAGAAAACTTGCCGTCCGGAAGATCTTGCTGCTGCGATATATGCGGTGAACCTTTGCAATTTGTGCTTCAG GTATATGCGCCAGAGGAGAAGGAATCTGCATTTCACCGAACATTGTTTGTGTTTATGTGTACGTCAATGGCGTGTCTTCGTCGTGATCAACATGAACAATGGAAATGCCAGCGGGACGAGCCCTCTAGAAG CGTGAAGGTTTTCCGCTGCCAATTACCTCGCGATAATCCTTTCTACTCAAGTGAGCCTCCGAAGAAGGATAGTACGGAGGATCCTCTTATGGCTGGAG CTGCACTATGTAATTGGTGTGGTACCTGGAAGGGGAGTAAACGCTGTACTGGTTGCAGAAAAACACTTTATTGCTCAGAGAAACATTGG GTCAAGCATTCTCGGTCTGGTCATGAACATGATTGTCAACGATTGAGGATTCAGCTGGCCGACAGTAGCTCTGCTAACAGTGAAACCACTTCTGCTGTAGTTCTAAAAG TTGCAAGTAATAATCTATGGCCAGAGTACAAAATTATACAGGAGCCTGAAAGTTCATATGACACGGAGATGCCTGATGAGAGTGTGGGCACTAATTCCTTGGTCTCTAGTAACcgaatggatgatgggctaatGTCGATAGCAGACAATTTTACG GGTGATGGTGATAGAAAGAGCTGGGCTTCATTCCACGTGCGCATAGCCCTGGCCCCTGAACAAATACTaag GTATTGTAGGAGTTCCGGTGCTAAACCCTTATGGCCTGTGTCAAGTGGCCGGCCATCCACGGCTGATATTCCTAAATGTAGTTATTGTAGTGGCCCAATGTGTTTTGAATTTCAG ATTATGCCTCAGTTGCTATTTTACTTCAACGTGAAGAATGACGTGGACTCTCTTGATTGGGCTACAATCGCCGTGTATACATGTGAAGCCTCTTGTGATGCAAGTGTGGTTTACAAAGAAGAATTCGCTTGGGTTCAACTTTCTTAG